Genomic segment of Porites lutea chromosome 13, jaPorLute2.1, whole genome shotgun sequence:
CAGAAcaagaacgttttctcgacttttttcaCAGCGATAATAAAATACTTCTGTAAGCTCCTTTGGGCCCTTTACATACGGAAATGACAGTTTCCTACCCTTTAAGATACTTCCACTAGTAAAATCTTTGCACTTTCATCTGACCGAACAGCGGTGGATCCAGAAGACGAGCCCGGGGGGCCCGCCTCCTCCTTCTTTTTAAAAGTGAGGCCCAaagagccgaaaaaaaaattctttagagaccgcccacccccccccccccccaccccttatcTTAAGGcctggatccggcactgccgAAAACCTATCAAAGGTTCCCCTTTGAGGGTGGAGACCTACGTCACCCCTTATAGGGCATTTTAGGGAATCCTCCCCGGGAATCAAACGGAGATTTCCTAAAACGCATCAGTATTGGAAAGAATGAAATGCTGGTTTTATCTAAATTctgatacaaagtttgtttctTTAACAGATTTCGCCTCCTAATGCATCCCTTCATTCCGCGACTCACCAAAAAGCAAATCAAGTTCGTCCTTATCAGCGTTCACGTGTTATCTCTAGTCATAATTATACCTTATGTCAGCTTCTTAAAACTGGAAGATCACGAATGCATCGAACAATGGCCTCAGCTTGGATACAGACAAGCTTACACCGTTGTACTATTCTTGGCCCAGTATGCTCTACCTCTTGTCTTCATGACAACAATGTACACCATTGCCCTGGTCAAACTTTACAACGTCACAAGCAACACGAGTCAGATGCGTATGGAATCTCAACACCCTCGTAGAGTTTCGGCAAATCGTCGGAAAATTTCTGCTAGTTCTCAGTTCTCTGAGACGAATAACAACGCAGCGGGAAATGGTAAGAAAAACCCGATTCGAAAACTCAGTTCGCGCGTTGCTCACACAATGTCGCGCGGGTTTGACGCCGAATCCAATGTTCGCGTGACGAAAATGTTTATCGTTATAGTTGCAATCTTTGCCATCTTTATGCTTCCTAACCAAATAGTATGGCTCTGGATGGATTTTGGAGCGGGAAATGATCACATTCGGTTAAACGTGATAAAAATAGTCTGCTGGCTATTCACCTACACCAACTGTGTGTTCAATCCTGTGATCTTTGTCATATTTTGCAAAGAATTCCGCACAGAGATTTTGGCATTTCCTAAAAGACTTTTGAGGAAGCCCAGGCAGCGGTTAAGTATATCAAGATCTTCTGTTCCTGCCGCCGACCTGGAAAGACGGCGTTGCGAGCTTGGTCGCCTGTCTTCGCCTGCCAGCCTATAGAGTTTAAATGAAAACGAGTAACGCCTTTGGGAGACAGCAGCTGGCGTATCTGGAATTTAGAATTGCATGCACAGTTTTGGGTTTACGTGGTATATTTCTTTCaaaccatgttcatttaaaTTAAGAGCGCATGGCAAAGCTGGGAATGAAATAAGACAAACCATAGTTCAAAAGCACTAATGTAGGATGATTTTTCACGGTTGCTACGAGCACTGTTCATAACGATGGCTGTTGCTCTAGGACTGCTCTTGCATGAGCTTGGCTCCCTTCGCTGTGTGTTCACCAATCTTTCGGTTTTTCTGGGAGGCGTTCTTACCGTAGTCGGGGCAGtataaagaaaggttttacagaAAGGATTGTAATTGTCGAACAAAACATCTATATAGTAAGAGCGAGAGTTTGCGTGTTCTGGACACTCCTTTTCAAGAAGTTCTTGTACACAATTCTTTGCCTTTGAGTACTCCCTggaaagaataaaagaaaaaagggcaTCCTTGTTATCGAGTTACTCGCAGAGGAACCATATTTATTACTTGCGCTTGATTTACTGAAATTCTAATGAAATTTTATAGCCCGTAAAAGTGCTGTCTtcgattttttttacttttattttcaatttgttgCTTTCTGTGCAATCTATATCAAGCGAAATACCAGTCACCCAAAAATGCAGAGTATCTGGGCTCAAAAACTCTAATGATCAAGCTATTCCGTCTCCGTGAAATTTCGCCTGTACAACCAGGCACAAGTGTCAAGTTTTCAGACAGCTTATTCGACTTTCACCTGACAGCCATTTTAATAGCTAGTTCAGAGAATGGTGAGCATGGCGATAAGCTAAAACTTGAACTGTCAGTAACAAGACTGTGTGGTTCATTTTTAATGGCGCGCGTCTTGCCGAAGGAAACTCAAGGTGATTGTCATCAGTTGTACTTACTCGCAAAGTGTGGTGTCAGATATGTTGTTACGAAATTTCGCGTGGAAATTACGCAGACATTGCTTGCCTCTCTTGTATTGTCCACAGAGAATTAATGACACTGGTATCACTAAAGCGCCATTGTGACAATAAAACTGTTTTCTGAACTTCAGCCTTACGTCTATGTCAATCCATACATCTTGTCGCCAGCTATATTCACAAACTCGCGTCACGTTTTTGATGCAACTGATAAGTGTTTCAAAATTATCactgcaaaattaaaaatataaagtaatgaaagattttgaggcttattaagtttgttttaagcTCAACACAGCAATCAGGAAGACAAGGGCGCTAGTTGGTTGAAACTGCCACATGGCCACCTGTGCTATGACTCAGTTATTTGCATCCCCCGAAACCCAGGTCGCGACAGCCAATAAGCGCGAGAAAATGGCGCCAGACAGCCTTGAAAACTTTCTTCGCGCTGCTTTTTTCCCGCCTACTGAATGCTCCTGGGTTTCCAAGGATGGGTAAGCTGTTATTCATTATAATCCTTTATCTGTCTATAAGCTTATAGCTGCAGTTGATAAGGATAGTAGTGCTGACCAGTCAACTATCGTGAGCCCACAGTCAACTCTCTGTTAATGGAgactataagacggacacttcgCTGAAACGTCACGGACACCTAGTGTTGGTCCCTGCCAGTTcctttactccttttagttacctctctataagacggacatcccTCTGAGGTAAGATATACCAGGAGCCAATAACCCGGAgtgagcaacttccatgcgctcgtgtcaaggaccagtttatttttagaacggttttggcgcgagtTTTGAATATCATTTcaattccacaaaccagtcagcaaaacctacagccctgaaaacgatattttttgcctttgaataacgtttagttttcctttttgttatctTATATTTCGAATGCGCTCAAAGACATGGTGGAGATTATATTTTCGCCGGAAGAAGTGACCTAAAATTACTCGTATGATGCAAGCCAGCTGTTAAGGTCAGctgctgtatttttttttgtgtctATTGATGGCCAGAAGAGgtctggaaaaataagaataacaCACAAAAACGGAGAGAAAGTTTGGCGGGATAGCCTTTACTCCCCTTTTGGGGCTTAAGGTGCACAAATTTGGAAGAGCAGAAATTTCCAGAAACCAAtatatcttttcttttcaggtGCAAGACAGCCTTGTCTTTGTACAGTGCGTGTCAGGCGCCGGTTATTTTTTTGGTCAATTGTTATAGAGCGCGCGAGCGAAACACGCGTGAAGAGGAGAGGAGCCTACTCTCCTTTTCTCCCCGCGTGCGCGCGCGCGTCCTCGAAATTTCCCTCTTTGCCCTAAAAACCGGCAACTGCTAGCTACGCATGCGCAAGCTGTAAAAGATGTGAAATGCTAGCATCGTGTAGAGAATTGCATACGTACCTACAGTTTTTCATGAGACCCATTCTCAGACCTTGATAGAAAGGCACTTCACAATACATACGCGTTTTGTATAAATACATGGGAAAACTGCATAAGCCCACGCTGACGGTGCTGTGATAGAAGACTACCGTTAAGACTGCGAAAGAAATGACAATTAAATAATACGTTATGGAATAAACTTCTTCCTTTGCTGATTGGGTGAGGAATGGTtccttagactgcaaaacagtcgcgTTTCTTTCTTCAAATCGATTTTGCAAGGCGTGAAGCACCGGCGCGATATTTCCGCGCGAAGGGCGGAGAACTCACACGCGCGTATAATCGGACGTGTTAGTCCCTGTTTTTACCCTCACTCCAGACCTTTCCTTTCACCGCTTGCGCGAATGTGATTTAacctgttttgcagtctactgaTTGGTATACGTTAATCATGATATAATACCAATGACCCTATAATACCAATGACCCTCCCCCCCTTCCCTGACAAGGTTTTTCCTGACTTTGCCACTGGATAGTATGTTACTTCTGGCTGAAATGGGGGCTTTTCAGACTGGGGCGGGACGGGGCTTATTCAGTAGCGGCTGTGGTTATGCAAATTTTCACTTTGCGCTGTTCATTCATATCGAGTAGGAAAAATATGGGCATCTGGAGGCAAATGAATTTTGAAGAGTTGGCGACTCTTGAATGCTTTCTTcactttgataaaaaaataccTGCTTCACTGAAGTAAGATTAACCCCTCAGGGCGTGGTCGTATTTATAAAGTGGATAAAGGCATATATAATTTCTTGGCTAGTAAAATAGACCTGGAGGGTTATTGGGGAAAGACGGGTTTAAACTGCTGGGcttaaaggaaagaaatcaaAGGCAACCTGCAACTTGATTGAGTTAGCCGTGAGGAGCGTGTTACTAGACAAGAGTCAAACAAAGGAGTTAAACAGTCATGGTCACCAATTTCTGCCGGTACTTCAAAATCTAAACAAAGATTTAATTACGGCGTGCTGTTGTTCCTAGCTTGT
This window contains:
- the LOC140923581 gene encoding uncharacterized protein; translation: MNPNHRNAFSLLGLSIVLTVVFYHSTVSVGLCSFPMYLYKTRMYCEVPFYQGLRMGLMKNCSDNFETLISCIKNVTRVCEYSWRQDVWIDIDVRLKFRKQFYCHNGALVIPVSLILCGQYKRGKQCLRNFHAKFRNNISDTTLCEEYSKAKNCVQELLEKECPEHANSRSYYIDVLFDNYNPFCKTFLYTAPTTVRTPPRKTERLVNTQRREPSSCKSSPRATAIVMNSARSNREKSSYISAFELWFVLFHSQLCHALLI
- the LOC140923241 gene encoding gastrin/cholecystokinin type B receptor-like, encoding MTSASLSVPAASSELALTTIIPTFTTDSPQGESPEFKTLKLFLYCTILAFSSLGNGLVFLLISCNRRLRQGSSNRLLLNLSACDFLTPLLGIPFDLVLEERGYDWPYGEFMCHALWPASTFTATASALTLAAISLDRFRLLMHPFIPRLTKKQIKFVLISVHVLSLVIIIPYVSFLKLEDHECIEQWPQLGYRQAYTVVLFLAQYALPLVFMTTMYTIALVKLYNVTSNTSQMRMESQHPRRVSANRRKISASSQFSETNNNAAGNGKKNPIRKLSSRVAHTMSRGFDAESNVRVTKMFIVIVAIFAIFMLPNQIVWLWMDFGAGNDHIRLNVIKIVCWLFTYTNCVFNPVIFVIFCKEFRTEILAFPKRLLRKPRQRLSISRSSVPAADLERRRCELGRLSSPASL